The Triticum aestivum cultivar Chinese Spring chromosome 3A, IWGSC CS RefSeq v2.1, whole genome shotgun sequence genome includes a region encoding these proteins:
- the LOC123056974 gene encoding leucine-rich repeat extensin-like protein 5, with protein MHAPSRRASTASRRHDVAIDREKLTRLKRAHTTLALQASRDCVQLTPFPLRIVHLRICSCVAAERATSAHRACKVRYTCRGKRTRGLLIKRGPRRECELQGPKPQLRSSLRKMAMATAFVACCLLMASAGAASAPSLVADGGNFGGRKDYYPPGNTDPNHSPSPTPCNHDSHGTPPCSPAPPQGGGGGYYPPAPSVGTSPTTPGGDYNPPSPSTGAAPTTPGGEDAPPAPSSDTSPTTPGGGYYPPTPSSGTAPTTPGTGDCPPSPSTGAAPTTPGGEDAPPAPSSDTSPTTPGGGYYPPTPSSGTAPTTPGTGDSPPAPSSDTSPTTPGGGYYPPTPSTGTAPTTPGTGDCLPSPSAGTSPSTPGGGDYPPSPASGAAPGGGNCPPSPSAGTSPTTPGGGYYPPSPASGTAPTTPGGGDCPPSPSAGTSPTTPGGSYYPPSPSTGTDPNTPGGGGNPPSPTTPGVADCPPAPSTGTSPSTPGGGGYYPPSPSTGTDPNTPGGRCPSTGTSPTPCIGTTPPSSTLPPSTPTPFDPNSPPYSPLVPTPPTNTPTPFDPNTPPFSTGPYGYWMSHPGVIWGLFGYWCPLVRLFGPSAAVPFGHDLTVPEALANTRADGVGALYREGTASLLNSMVSSGFPFTTAQVKDAFGAALSSGDDRAAAAQAQLFKMANEGLAKH; from the exons ATGCATGCACCGTCGCGTCGCGCGAGCACGGCGAGCCGACGACACGACGTTGCCATCGACCGCGAGAAGCTGACACGCCTCAAGAGAGCACA CACAACCCTAGCTCTTCAGGCATCGCGTGACTGTGTCCAACTAACCCCGTTCCCTCTACGCATAGTGCATTTACGCATTTGCTCGTGCGTTGCTGCAGAGCGCGCCACAAGTGCACACCGTGCATGCAAGGTAAGGTATACGTGCAGAGGTAAACGCACGCGAGGTTTGCTTATAAAAAGAGGGCCACGCCGCGAGTGTGAGCTTCAAGGCCCCAAGCCTCAGCTTAGAAGCTCTTTGCGAAAGATGGCGATGGCTACCGCGTTCGTGGCTTGCTGTCTTCTCATGGCGTCCGCCGGCGCCGCTTCGGCGCCTAGTCTCGTCGCCGACGGCGGGAACTTCGGTGGCCGCAaggactactaccctccaggcaaCACCGACCCAAACCACTCACCAAGCCCCACGCCCTGCAATC ATGATTCCCACGGGACGCCGCCCTGCTCGCCGGCGCCACCGCAAGGAGGTGGAGGAGGGTACTACCCACCCGCACCATCCGTCGGTACCTCCCCGACCACCCCTGGTGGAGACTACAACCCGCCTTCGCCGTCGACAGGGGCCGCCCCTACTACGCCTGGTGGCGAGGACGCCCCGCCCGCGCCGTCCAGTGACACCTCTCCGACCACCCCTGGTGGCGGCTACTACCCGCCCACTCCGTCCAGCGGAACTGCCCCAACCACGCCTGGGACTGGAGACTGCCCGCCCTCGCCGTCGACAGGCGCCGCCCCTACTACGCCTGGTGGCGAGGACGCCCCGCCCGCGCCGTCTAGTGACACCTCCCCGACCACCCCTGGTGGAGGCTACTACCCGCCAACTCCGTCAAGCGGCACTGCACCAACCACGCCTGGGACTGGAGACTCCCCGCCAGCGCCGTCCAGTGACACCTCTCCGACTACCCCTGGTGGAGGCTACTACCCGCCTACTCCGTCCACCGGTACTGCCCCAACCACGCCTGGGACTGGAGACTGCCTGCCCTCACCGTCCGCCGGCACCTCTCCTAGCACCCCTGGCGGTGGTGACTACCCGCCCTCGCCAGCCAGCGGCGCTGCGCCTGGTGGCGGGAACTGCCCTCCCTCGCCGTCCGCCGGCACCTCTCCTACCACCCCTGGCGGTGGCTACTACCCGCCCTCGCCAGCCAGCGGCACTGCGCCTACCACGCCTGGTGGTGGGGACTGCCCACCCTCGCCGTCTGCCGGCACCTCTCCGACCACACCTGGTGGCAGCTACTACCCACCTTCACCGTCAACCGGCACTGACCCGAACACTCCTGGTGGCGGCGGCAACCCGCCATCCCCGACCACTCCTGGTGTCGCCGACTGTCCGCCAGCCCCGTCCACCGGCACCTCGCCGAGCACCCCTGGTGGTGGTGGCTACTACCCACCCTCGCCATCCACTGGCACTGACCCAAACACGCCTGGTGGCCGCTGCCCGTCCACCGGCACCTCGCCGACGCCTTGCATTGGCACAACTCCTCCCTCGAGCACGTTGCCTCCAAGCACTCCCACGCCGTTCGACCCAAACAGCCCACCCTACTCCCCGCTGGTACCGACGCCGCCGACGAACACCCCCACGCCATTTGACCCGAACACCCCACCGTTCTCCACTGGCCCTTACGG TTACTGGATGTCGCACCCGGGCGTGATATGGGGCCTGTTCGGGTACTGGTGCCCGCTGGTGCGGCTGTTCGGCCCGAGCGCCGCGGTGCCGTTCGGGCACGACCTGACCGTGCCGGAGGCGCTGGCCAACACGCGCGCCGACGGCGTGGGCGCGCTCTACCGCGAGGGCACGGCGTCGCTGCTCAACTCCATGGTCAGCAGCGGGTTCCCCTTCACCACGGCGCAGGTGAAGGACGCGTTCGGCGCCGCGCTCAGCTCCGGCGacgatcgcgccgccgccgcgcaggcGCAGCTCTTCAAGATGGCAAACGAGGGGCTTGCCAAGCACTAG